Within Actinosynnema pretiosum, the genomic segment CGCGTCCGTGACCAGCGCCGCCGCCCCGCCGACCCGCTCCAGCAACGCCGCCACGTGCGGTCGCACCACCCGCGCGGGCCCGCCCACCGCGGGCGCGGCCACCCCGGCCAACCGGAACAGGTGCCTGCGCTCGGCCGCCGACAACCGCAGCGCCCCGCCCACCCCCTCCAGCACCCCGGCCGACGGCCGCGGCCCACGTGCCTGCTCCAACCGCACGTAGTAGTCCACCGACACGTTCGCCAGCCGCGCCACCTCCTCCCGGCGCAGCCCCGGCGTCCGCCGCACACCCCCGGCGGGCAACCCCACCGCCTCCGGCGCCACCCCTTCCCGCCGCTCCCGCAGGAACCTCGCCAACTCCGCCCGCGCCACCGAACACCTCCCGACCCCGAAACCAGCCCCCACCCTCCCTGGTACACCTCGTCCCTGGCTGCCCGCCCCCCACCCGAGGCACCGTCGTCCCCGTGAACACCCCCACCGCCCTGGTCACCGGGGCCAACAAGGGCATCGGCCGCCACATCGCCCAGCAGCTCGCGGACCTGGGCCACACCGTCCTGGTCGGCTCTCGCGACCCCGAGCGCGGCGCCGCGGCAGCCGCCGCCATCGGCCCGAACGCCCGCCCCCTGCTCCTGGACGTCACCGACCCGGCGTCCACCGCCGCCGCGGCCCGAACCGTCGAGCACCTGGACGTCCTGATCAACAACGCGGGCATCTCCGACGAGGGCTCCACCGCCGAGGACACCACCCCCGAGGTCCTGCGCCGCGTCTACGAGACCAACGTGTTCGCCGTGGTCGCCGTCACCAACGCGTTCCTGCCCGCGCTGCGCCGCTCCAGCGCCCCCCGCATCGTGAACGTCTCCAGCGGCACCGCCTCGCTCACCGCGTCCGCCGATCCGGCGGGCCTGGGCGCCCACCGGGGCGCGGCGGCGGCCTACCGCTCCGCCAAGACCGCGCTCAACGCCCTGACCGTCCTCTACGCCCAGTCCCTCGGCGACCCGTTCAAGGTCAACGCCCTGGCCCCCGGCCTGCGCGCGACCGACCTCAACGCCCGAGCCGCCGAACTCGGCGGCGACCCCGCCGAGGGCGCGGCGGGCGCGGTCCGCCTGGCCCTGCTCGACGCGGCCGGCCCCACCGGCGGCTTCCACTCCTGGGACGGCGCGCCCGTGCCCTGGTGACCCGACCCGCCCCACCCCGACCGCGCGACCCCGGCGCCCACCGGGGTCGCGCCCAGCGAACCCGCTCCCGCCCCGCCCGCGCTACCGCTTCCGCTTGACCTTGATCAGGTCGACGTCCGTCACGGTCGCCCTCATGTCCCGGAAGTCCACCCCGAGCGCGTCCACGGCCCGCCCGGCGAGCGCCATCCCGCGCTCGGACACCGCCCGGTCCCCGGCGTCCTCGGCCGCCCGGACCTGCACCCGGAAGCTGAAGAAGTCCAGCTTCGCGTCGTAGCTCAGCGCGCCCTCGTCCGAGAACCCGCCGCGCAGCACGTCGTGCTCCCCGGCCTCGGCGAGCAACCGCGCCCGCCCGGTCTCGTCCAGGTCCGCGAACCTCCCGCGCACCATGACCCGGTAGGTGTGATCGGCCACGAGCTCCTCCTGACGACGCGGACGCCCGCGAACCGGACGCCCCGGAAACCGCGCCATCCTGCTCACCCGTCCCCGCCGCCCGCAACGGGATTACGGGCGCGCCGCCCCCGCGAGGGGGACGACGCGCCCGCGGCCTCACCGGATCACAGCCCGCGCTGCAGGTTCTCCGCCAGCAGCCGCACGAACCGCGACGGGTCGCCCAGCTCCCCGCCCTCGGCCAGCAGCGCCATCCCGTGCAGCAGCTCCACGGTCCCGGTCAGCGACTCCCGGTCCTCCCGCTCGGCGAACGCCGTCCGCAGCCCCGACACCAGCGGGTGCTCCGGGTTCAGCTCCAGGATGCGCTTGACCGGCGGCAGCTCCTGCCCCATCGCCCGGTACATCTTCTCCAGCGTGGGCGTCAGGTCGTGCGCGTCGCCGACCACGCACGCGGGCGAGGTGGTCAGCCGCGAGGTCAGCCGCACCTCCTTGACCTGCTCCGCCAGCAGCCCGGTCATCCACGAGGTCAGCTCGGCGAAGTCCGCGACGCGCTCGGCCGCCGCGGCCTTCTCCTCCTCGCTCTCCAGGTCCACCTGCCCCTTGGCCACCGACTGGAACGTCCGCCCGTCGAAGCCCGGCACCGAGTCGACCCACATCTCGTCGATCGGGTCGGTCATGATCAGCACCTCGTACCCCTTGGCGCGCAGCGCCTCCAGGTGCGGGGAGTTCTCCACGGCGGTGCGCGAGTCACCGGTCATGTAGTAGATGTGCTCCTGGCCGTCCTTCATCCGCTCGACGTACTGCGCCAGGGTGGTCTTCTTCTCGGCGTCCTCGGTCGAGTCGAACGAGCACACCGCGAGGATCGCGTCGCGGTTGTCGACGTCGCTGAGCAGGCCCTCCTTGAGCGCGGTGCCCAGCTCCCGCCAGAACACCGCGTAGTCCTCGGGCCGGTCGTTCAGCATGGTCTTGATGGTCGACAGGACCTTCTTGACCAGCCTGCGCCGCATGAGCTGGATCTGCCGGTCCTGCTGCAGGATCTCCCGCGAGACGTTCAGCGACAGGTCCTGCGCGTCCACCACGCCCTTGACGAACCGCAGGTACTCGGGCATGAGCTCTTCGCAGTCGTCCATGATGAAGACGCGCTTCACGTAGAGCTGCACGCCGCGCTTGTGGTCGCGCATGAACAGGTCCATGGGCGCCCGCGACGGCAGGAACAGCAGCGCCTGGTACTCGAACGCGCCCTCGGCCTGGAGCCGGATGGTCTCCAGCGGGTCGTTCCAGTCGTGGCTGACGTGCCGGTAGAACTCGGCGTACTCCTCCTTGCTCACCTCGCTGGACGAGCGCGCCCACAGCGCCTTGCCCGAGTTGAGCACCTTCGGCTCCGGCGCGGCCGGAGCCTCGGCCTCCTCGCCCTCCGCCGCGTCTTCCGCGTCCTCAGCGTCCGTCGCGTCCGCCGCCACCGGCTTGGCGGGCTCGACCAACCGCACCGGCCAGGTGATGAAGTCCGAGTACTTCTTGACGATCTCGGTCAGCTTCGCCGCCGACGTGTAGTCGGGGAGCTGGTCCTCCTCGTCGGCGGGCTTGAGGTGCAGGGTCACCGACGTGCCCTGCGGCGCGTCGTCGACCTCCTCGATCGTGTAGCTGCCCTCGCCGGTGGACTCCCACCGCACGCCCTTGTCGTGCCCGGCCCGCTTGGTGACCATGACGACCCGGTCGGCGACCATGAACGTCGAGTAGAACCCGATGCCGAACTGGCCGATCAGCTCCTGCTGCGAGGAGTCCTGGGCCTCCTTCATCTTGCGCAGGAACTCGGCGGTGCCCGACCTGGCGATCGTGCCGATCAGCCCGACGACCTCGTCGCGCGACATGCCGATCCCGTTGTCCCTGATCACCAGGGTGCGCGTGACCGGGTCCGGGACCAGGTCGATGTGCGGGTCCGACACGTCGACGTCCAGGTCCTTGTCGCGGAACGCCTCCAAGCGCAGCTTGTCCAGCGCGTCCGAGGAGTTCGACACCAGCTCGCGAAGGAACGTGTCCTTGTTCGAGTAGATCGAGTGGATCATCAGGTTGAGGAGCTGGCGCGCCTCGGTCTGGAACTCCAGCGTTTCCACGTGCGTGACCTCTCTTGCGATTCGATCGGGACTGCCGACCCGCCATGATATCGAGCGGGCGCGCCCCCCGAGCGGAACCGCCCGGTCCGGCCCGCCCGGAACTCGGGAAAACGTCGCCCGGAGGGGGAGTATGCGCCCGCGCTAAACGCCCCCCGAGGCATCCGCCGGGAAAGTCCTCCCCGCTCTCGCCCGCCTCCGGGGAAACGTTCGGCCAAGCCCGAAAACAGCGCTCCGGGTGTGATCGGTGTGAAATCGCGTGACCGGGTTCCGACGTTCGGGCGCGCGGGCCCGCGCCGGGGTTGAGCCGCGCGGTTGTGGGGAACCCGCTGGAGGCAAGGGCTTTCCCGGCGACTGGGGGGCGGGTGGGGGAGGACGTCGCGGCAGGTCCGCGCGTCCGGGGAAAAGCCGCGCGCCCCCACCGCCACCGCCGGTCCGGCCGCGTTTGATCTGCATTTGTGCGGAAAGCGGCCGGCTCCGGTTTTTCGGTTTTCCGAGTGCCGTCGCCGCGGTCCCGCCATACTGGGAGGGCGGGCCACCGCATCCGCGCCAGGTCGGGGTGTCCTGGGCTCGGAGTCCGCTGTGGACGGTCGGTGGCGCGTTCGTGCGGGGGATGGGGCGAGCGGAATGTGGAGGGAGCGGAACCGCTTTGTCTGCTGTGGACACGCAGGGGGTTGAATCCGCCTTCGCCGGCTACCTGGCGATGGCGCTGGTCGAGGCGGGGCGCTCGGCGCGCCGCCGCATCGAGGACGAGCTGGCCGACTACGGCCTGACGCTGCGCTACCTGGACGCGCTGGGCCACCTGGCCAGGGGCGCGGAGCTGTCGGGCAGCGACCTGGCCCGGCGCATGGGGATCACGGCCCAGAGCGCGCACGCCACGATCCTGCGCCTGGAGGACCTCGGCGCGGTCGAGCGCTCCCGGACCGGCCGGGGCCGCAGGGCGCTGCTGGACGTCACGGGCGCGGGCGGCGAGATGCTCACGGCCGCCGACCGCGTGCTGAACAGCCTGGACGCCAGGCTGCTCGACGCGGTGCCGGACGTGCGCGACGGCGAGGTGCGCAGGCTGGTCGCCGTGCTGGAGACGGACGCCGCGCCGGGGAAGGAGCCGACCGGCGCGGACTGACCGGTGCGGACTGACTCGGTGCTGACTGGTCGGTCCTGACTGGCAGGCGCGGGCCCGCCCGAGCACGACGGCCGCCCGCACCACCACCCGGACGTGCGAACGGCGCCGCGACCTCCCCGACCGGGGGATCGCGGCGCCGTTCGCCGTCACGCCCTGCTGGTTGCCGCGCCCTGCTCACTGCCGCGCCCTACGGGACGACCGCGCCTCACCGGGCCTGGCTACCGCCAGTCGCGCCTGCCGGTGACCACGGCGCGCTGCGCGCTGGTCACCACCCCGCGCACCAGCACCGTGACCACCAGCCCGATCACCAGGTTCAGCACCGCCGTGAACACCTTCGACTCCGGGTCGAAGTCCACGCTCAGCGGCAGCACCACCGCGATCGCGGTCAGCAGCACCATGATCCAGCCGAAGAACCGGGCCCCGTTGGGCGTGGTCGCCAGCAGCACCTGCGCCAGCCCGGTCGCCCCGAGCGCCACCACCGCGCACGCCACGCAGTACGTCATCGTGCTCGCGTTGCCCCACGCGCCCTCGCCCTGCGGCGCGAGCACCGGCACCCCGAGCAGCCCCCTGGCCACCAGGATGCCCACCACCGAGATCAGCCCGGCGACCAGCGCGGTGGCCACCCCGCCCGCCCACAGCCGCCCCGCGTCGAACAGCCGCTCCGGCTTGGGCCTGACGGGCTGGCGGACCTCGCGCTCCACCGGCTGCGGCAGCACCGCGGTCTCCTCCACCTCGCCGGGGCGGGGCCGGGGGAACGCCTCCGCGCGTCGCGGTTCGACGTCCGCGACGGGCTCGAACCGGGTCCTCCTGCGGTCCTCCGCCATGACCTGCCTCCTCCGGGTGCGCACGCGGTCCTCGTCGCCGGGAGGGGTTTCCCGCCCGCGCCCTCCCCAACCGCGCCAACCGGGGGAACGCCGCACGTCCGGGGGTGGTCGCGCTCCACCGGGCGCGCCGCGCGCCCCCTGGTTACCGTCGGCCCGTTGACGCGGTCGATCACGACCAGCGAAGCTGAGCACCGCTCGCAAAGGCTCCCGCCGGGAGACCCCGGCACGACCACCCGACAGGAGCCACCGATGACCGGTCCGAAGCCGCCGGGCGAGACGCGCGGCGTCCTGGTCACCGGGGCCTCCAGGGGCATCGGCCGCGCCACGGCCCTCGCGTTCGCCCGGCGCGGTGACCGGGTCGCGGTGCACTACGCCCACAACCGGGCCGACGCCGAGCGCACCCTGGCCGAGCTGCCCGGCGGCGGCCACGTGCTGGTGCGCGGCGACCTGTCCGACCCGGAGGCCGCCGAGCTGGTCGCCGAGTCGGCGGACCACGGCCTCGGCGGGGTGGACGTGCTGGTCAACAACGCCGCCACCGCGCCCACCGAGGACACCGCGCACGCGATCGCCGAGGTCTCCTACGAGCACTGGCGGCGGGTGTGGCGCAGGTCGGTGGAGGTCAACCTGCTGGGCACGGTCGACCTGACGCACCGGGTGGTCGCCCGCATGGTCGCCAGGTCGGTGCCGGGCCGGGTGGTCAACATCGGCTCGCGCGGCGCGTACCGGGGCGAGCCGGACCACCCGGCGTACGGCGCGACGAAGGCGGCGCTGCACGCGTTCGGCCAGTCGATCGCGGTGTCGCTGGCCCCGCACGGCATCGCGGTCGCCTCGGTCGCGCCGGGCTTCATCGCGACCGAGCGGCAGGAGGGCAAGCTGGCCGCCGAGACCGGCGACGCCCTGCGCGCCCAGAGCCGCTTCGGCCGCGTCGGCACGGCCGAGGAGGTCGCGGCGGCGGTGCTCTACCTCGCCTCGCCGGAGGCGGCGTGGGCGTCGGGCGCGGTGCTGGACCTCAACGGGGCGTCGCACCTGCGCTGAGCCGCGCCCCCGCCCGGCTCACCCCGCCTACCTCACCCCACCCGCCGCACCTCACCCCACCGCACCTCACCCCACCGCCGCGGGCGACCACCCCAGCGCGGGCCCCAGCTTCCCGGCGATGTCGCTCAGGATCTGCTCGTAGTCCTCCTGCTCGAAGGTGAACGGCAGCGCGAACGCCACCTCCTCCACCTCCCGGAACCCGGCGTGCGCGTGCAGCCGCTCCGCGATCTGCTCCGAGGTCCCCACCAGATCCGGCGCGAACAGCACCCGCCCCGGCCCCTGCGGCGCGCGCGTGCGCGGCAGCCGCGCCTGCGCGTACCGCTCGTACCGCTCCCGCTGCCCGGCGTCCGCGCTGTCCGTCGGCACCACCACCAGCCCCTGCGACACCCGCGCCGCGGCCCCGTCCGGGTGAGCCGCCCGGAACGCGCGGATGTGCGAGGCCTGCACCCGCGCGAAGTCCTCCGACTCCTCGGCCCGCACCACGCTGCTGGTCAGCAGGTTCACCCCGTTCTCCCCGGCCCACCGCGCCGACCCGAGGCTCCCGGCCCCGTACCAGACCCGCCCGGCCAGACCGGGGGAGTGCGGCTGCACTCGCCGGGAGAACTCCTCGATCCCCTCGGTGCCCTCGAACTCGCTCGCGGGCTCCCCGCGCAGGAACCCGAGCAGCCGCCGGGCCCGCTCGTGCCCGAGCTCCTCCACGTCCGCCGTCTCCGGGTACAGCGCGTCCTTCACCCGGTCGAACCCCATCGGCCTGCCCGCGCTGACCCCAGGGTTGAGCCGCCCGCCGGACAGCACGTCCACGGTCGCCAGGTCCTCGGCCAGCCGCAGCGGGTTCTCCCAGCCGAGCGGGGTCACGGCCGTGCCCAGCGCGATCCGCTTGGTCCGCTGGGTCGCGGCGGCCAGCACCGCGACCGGCGACGAGATGCCGTGCTGGAGGTGCCGGTGCCGCACCCACGCGCTGTCGAAGCCGAGCCGCTCGCCCAGCTCCAGCACTCGCAGGGTCGACTCGTGCCCCTTGGCCGGGTCGTCCGGGTCGAACAGCCCGATGGTCAGGAAGCCGAGCTTGCGCAGCGGCTCGGACGGGAGCGGCACGGTGTCCTCCGCGGTGGTCCACGCGGGACGGTCGCCCGCGGGGGCGCGCTCACCGCGTCCCGATCACAGCCTGCCACCGCGGAACCGGTCGATCTCCCGCCGTTCCCGCTTGGTGGGACGCCCCGCGCCCCGGTCGCGGTGCGCGATCGGCACGGCGGCCTCGGGCGGCGGCTTGGGAGTGCGGTCGATGAAGCACGTGGACGCGGCCTCCGCGCCGACCCGCTTCTGGATGACCCGCACCACCTCGACGACCCGGTTGACCCCGTTCACCCGCGCCCGCACCTCGTCGCCGGGCACGACGACGGTCGCGGGCTTGGCGGGCCGGTCGTTGACGCGCACGTGCCCGCCCCGGCAGGCGTCCGCCGCGTCCGGGCGGGTCTTGGTCAGCCGGACCGCCCACAGCCAGCGGTCCACGCGGGTGGACTCCATCCCCCCATCATCCCGGCAACCCCGCCCGGAGCGGACACCACCCGCCGCGCGCGCCCCGCCGCCCCGGAACCGCCTGGTCACCGCGCCAAGCGGTCCCGGAAGCGTGAGCGCGCGCCGGAGCGGGTACCCCGCCGCCATCACGATCCGTGGAGGGCAGAGTGGGCTTCAGCAGCTTCGTCGGCGCGCTCTTCGTCGGTCTGGTCATCGGCGTGCTCGGCCGGTTGATCCGACCGGGGAAGCAGGACATCCCGATCTGGCTGACGATCGTCGTCGGCATCCTGGCCGCGTTCCTCGGCACGCTCGTCGCCGACGCGGCGGGCATCGGCGACACGCGGGGCTTCGACTGGATCGAGTTCTGCATCCAGCTCGCCCTGTCGGTGGTGGGCGTCGGCATCGCCGCGGGCGCCTACGGCAGGCGGAGCCTGCACTAGACCCTCTTCAGGGTCCCCAGGTCCCGGTGGGCGCGGATCCCAGGCCGCGCCGACCGGCAGGCCGGGCGCGCGCCCGGTGCGAACCGGCTGCGCGCGCCCGGTCGTGGCACCCCGGCCACCACCGCGCCGCTGCCACCACCGCGCCGCCCGCCAACCGCGCCACGCGTCCACCGCGCTGCCCGCCCGCCGCGCTGCCCGCCCGCCACGCCGCCCGTCCACCGCGCTGCCCGCCCACCGCGCCGCCGCTGCCCGAAAGCGCAGTCCCGTGACCTGTTCCGGACAGGACCGCCCCCGCGGGGAAGCCCCAGCCCTCCCGCCGCGTTGATCACCACATGCGAATCGGCATCGCGTTACCCCAGTTCGGTCCCCAGAGCAGGCGCGTGGACGAGATCATCCCCTTCGCCGTCGAGGCCGAGCGCCTCGGCGCGGCGAGCCTGTGGGTCGCCGACCGCCTCTACGCCCCCGCCGAGCCCGTCGTCGGCTACGCGGGCGGCGACGACATCCCGGCCGAGTTCCGCCGGGTCTTCGACCCGTTCGCGCTGCTCTCGGCGGTCGCCACGCACACCTCCACCGCCACCCTCGGCAGCAGCGTGCTGAACCTGCCCTGGTACCAGCCGGTGGCCCTCGCCAGGCTGCTCACCTCGATCGACCTGCTCAGCGGCGGCAGGCTGCTGCCGGGGTTCGGCATCGGCTGGTCACCCGACGAGTACCGGGCGTCCGGCGTCCCGTGGAAGGGCAGGGGCGCGCGCTTCGACGAGGCCCTTGACCTGATCGACCTGGCCTGGACCGCCGACGTCCTGTCCTACGAGGGCGAGCACCACTCGGTCCCGGCCGGCTACGTGGACCTCAAGCCCGCCCGCAAGCCCCCGGTGCACCTGGGCGGCTTCTCGAGGACCGCGCTCCAGCGCATCGCCCGGCGCGGCGCGGGCTGGCTGCCGATCCTCCAGGTCGGTGCCACCGCGCAGGACCCGGCCCCGCTCGTGGCCGCCCGCGAGCAGATCGGCGTGCCCACCCCGGCCGTGCTCCGCCTCAACGCGGGCCGCGACACCCCGCTGAGCGCCCTCGCGGACACCGCGCTGGCCTCGGCGCAAGCCGGGTTCGACGACCTGTTCGTTGACCTGTCGTACGTCGTGGACGAGCCGTCCGAGGCGCTGGACCGCTTCGCCGACCTGCTGGCGAGGACGGCCTGAGCTGCGGGTTCCCGCTGCCGCGTTCGGGTGAGACCGACCAGGACGCGGCCAGCGGGACCCACTCGCGGTGGCGTTCGCCGCCCCCGGTTACTCCATTCGGCAATAGGTGAGGCTAGCCTAATGTCATGGCAGCAGAGGTCATGGCGAACCCGACGACGGAACCGTTCCGGCACTTCGACGCCGAGGTGCTGGCCACGAGGGCGCTCGGCCGCAGCATGGTGCGGGTGACCTTCGGCGGCCCCGCGCTGCGCGACGTGCGCACCTGGGGCCCCGACCAGCGGATCAAGCTGTTCTTCCCCAGGTCCGGCCAGGCGGGCCTGACCGTGCCGACCGGCGCCGACTGGTACACCCGCTTCCGCGAGCTGCCCGACCGCGAGCGCCCGGCGATGCGCACCTACACGCTGCGCGCGGTGCGCCACGGCCAGATCGACATCGACTTCGTCCGCCACGGCGACACCGGCCCCGCCTCCACCTGGGCGGGCAGGGCCGCGGTCGGCGACCGCACCGTCATCCTCGCCCCGAACGCCCACCACGTCCCGGAGAACCCGGCCCGCATGGGCGCCGACTACGCCCCGCCCGCCGACACCGCCTGGCAGCTCATCGCGGGCGACGAGACCGCGCTGCCCGCGATCGGCGGCATCGTCGAGTCCCTGCCGAGGGGCGTGCGCGCGCGGGTCGTGCTGGAGGTCCCGAGCGCGAGCGACCGGCAGGACTGGCGCACCGAGGGCGAGGTCGACACGACCTGGCTGGTGCGCGGCGTCGACACCCCGCTGCTGGAGGCGATCCGCGCCGAGGGCGTCCCCGACGGGCCGGGCTACGCCTGGCTCGCGGGGGAGTCGAGCCTGGTGCGGGGCCTGCGCAGGCACCTGGTGAAGGACCTGGGCGTCGACCGCAAGCGCGTCTACTTCTGCGGCTACTGGCGCGAGGGCCGCCCGGAGGAGACCGCCCACGAGCCGGTCGAGGAGGACTGACCCGGAGCCGGTCGGGAGGACCCGGTCCACGCCCCCCGAGGCCGGGCCCTCCCGACCACCGCGCGCGCCGCTGCTCCCGTGCCTGGTGGTGGGCCTGATCGCCCACCTGGGCAGGCAACCCGACCTGCCGGGCAGGACCGCCGCGGTCCCGAGCGCGATCCGCGCAGGGGACACCCCGTCCCAGCAGGACCTCCCGGTCCCGCCCGAGCTCGTCGCCGACCCCCGGAGCCTGGACGGCCGCTGGATCGCCCAGCTGTTCTCGGTGGGGTGCGCGTCCGCGAACCTGCCCACCGCGGACTGCCTGCCCAGGAAGCTCACCCGCTAGCCGCGCCCCCACCCGCGACGCCCTGGCCCACGGCGTTCGCGGCACTCCCGCTCGCAGGCTCGCCACTCACAGCACTGCCACTCACGGCACTGCCACTCACGGCACCGCCACTCACGGCACCGCCACCCACCGGCCCGGTCGACCCCCGCACCACCAGCCGCGTGTCCAACGTCAAGTGGTGCTCCCCGCCCACAACCCCGTCACCCCGCATCAGCGCGATCAACCACTCGATCGCCCGCCGCCCCATCTCCTGGATCGGCTGGTCCACCGTGGTCAGCGGCGGCGTGCACAGCGCCGAGTCCGGCA encodes:
- a CDS encoding SDR family NAD(P)-dependent oxidoreductase; the encoded protein is MNTPTALVTGANKGIGRHIAQQLADLGHTVLVGSRDPERGAAAAAAIGPNARPLLLDVTDPASTAAAARTVEHLDVLINNAGISDEGSTAEDTTPEVLRRVYETNVFAVVAVTNAFLPALRRSSAPRIVNVSSGTASLTASADPAGLGAHRGAAAAYRSAKTALNALTVLYAQSLGDPFKVNALAPGLRATDLNARAAELGGDPAEGAAGAVRLALLDAAGPTGGFHSWDGAPVPW
- a CDS encoding DUF6204 family protein, with translation MADHTYRVMVRGRFADLDETGRARLLAEAGEHDVLRGGFSDEGALSYDAKLDFFSFRVQVRAAEDAGDRAVSERGMALAGRAVDALGVDFRDMRATVTDVDLIKVKRKR
- the htpG gene encoding molecular chaperone HtpG, which codes for METLEFQTEARQLLNLMIHSIYSNKDTFLRELVSNSSDALDKLRLEAFRDKDLDVDVSDPHIDLVPDPVTRTLVIRDNGIGMSRDEVVGLIGTIARSGTAEFLRKMKEAQDSSQQELIGQFGIGFYSTFMVADRVVMVTKRAGHDKGVRWESTGEGSYTIEEVDDAPQGTSVTLHLKPADEEDQLPDYTSAAKLTEIVKKYSDFITWPVRLVEPAKPVAADATDAEDAEDAAEGEEAEAPAAPEPKVLNSGKALWARSSSEVSKEEYAEFYRHVSHDWNDPLETIRLQAEGAFEYQALLFLPSRAPMDLFMRDHKRGVQLYVKRVFIMDDCEELMPEYLRFVKGVVDAQDLSLNVSREILQQDRQIQLMRRRLVKKVLSTIKTMLNDRPEDYAVFWRELGTALKEGLLSDVDNRDAILAVCSFDSTEDAEKKTTLAQYVERMKDGQEHIYYMTGDSRTAVENSPHLEALRAKGYEVLIMTDPIDEMWVDSVPGFDGRTFQSVAKGQVDLESEEEKAAAAERVADFAELTSWMTGLLAEQVKEVRLTSRLTTSPACVVGDAHDLTPTLEKMYRAMGQELPPVKRILELNPEHPLVSGLRTAFAEREDRESLTGTVELLHGMALLAEGGELGDPSRFVRLLAENLQRGL
- a CDS encoding MarR family winged helix-turn-helix transcriptional regulator → MDTQGVESAFAGYLAMALVEAGRSARRRIEDELADYGLTLRYLDALGHLARGAELSGSDLARRMGITAQSAHATILRLEDLGAVERSRTGRGRRALLDVTGAGGEMLTAADRVLNSLDARLLDAVPDVRDGEVRRLVAVLETDAAPGKEPTGAD
- a CDS encoding DUF6069 family protein, with protein sequence MAEDRRRTRFEPVADVEPRRAEAFPRPRPGEVEETAVLPQPVEREVRQPVRPKPERLFDAGRLWAGGVATALVAGLISVVGILVARGLLGVPVLAPQGEGAWGNASTMTYCVACAVVALGATGLAQVLLATTPNGARFFGWIMVLLTAIAVVLPLSVDFDPESKVFTAVLNLVIGLVVTVLVRGVVTSAQRAVVTGRRDWR
- a CDS encoding SDR family NAD(P)-dependent oxidoreductase; amino-acid sequence: MTGPKPPGETRGVLVTGASRGIGRATALAFARRGDRVAVHYAHNRADAERTLAELPGGGHVLVRGDLSDPEAAELVAESADHGLGGVDVLVNNAATAPTEDTAHAIAEVSYEHWRRVWRRSVEVNLLGTVDLTHRVVARMVARSVPGRVVNIGSRGAYRGEPDHPAYGATKAALHAFGQSIAVSLAPHGIAVASVAPGFIATERQEGKLAAETGDALRAQSRFGRVGTAEEVAAAVLYLASPEAAWASGAVLDLNGASHLR
- a CDS encoding LLM class flavin-dependent oxidoreductase, producing MPLPSEPLRKLGFLTIGLFDPDDPAKGHESTLRVLELGERLGFDSAWVRHRHLQHGISSPVAVLAAATQRTKRIALGTAVTPLGWENPLRLAEDLATVDVLSGGRLNPGVSAGRPMGFDRVKDALYPETADVEELGHERARRLLGFLRGEPASEFEGTEGIEEFSRRVQPHSPGLAGRVWYGAGSLGSARWAGENGVNLLTSSVVRAEESEDFARVQASHIRAFRAAHPDGAAARVSQGLVVVPTDSADAGQRERYERYAQARLPRTRAPQGPGRVLFAPDLVGTSEQIAERLHAHAGFREVEEVAFALPFTFEQEDYEQILSDIAGKLGPALGWSPAAVG
- a CDS encoding RNA-binding S4 domain-containing protein, whose product is MESTRVDRWLWAVRLTKTRPDAADACRGGHVRVNDRPAKPATVVVPGDEVRARVNGVNRVVEVVRVIQKRVGAEAASTCFIDRTPKPPPEAAVPIAHRDRGAGRPTKRERREIDRFRGGRL
- a CDS encoding GlsB/YeaQ/YmgE family stress response membrane protein, encoding MGFSSFVGALFVGLVIGVLGRLIRPGKQDIPIWLTIVVGILAAFLGTLVADAAGIGDTRGFDWIEFCIQLALSVVGVGIAAGAYGRRSLH
- a CDS encoding TIGR03619 family F420-dependent LLM class oxidoreductase, which encodes MRIGIALPQFGPQSRRVDEIIPFAVEAERLGAASLWVADRLYAPAEPVVGYAGGDDIPAEFRRVFDPFALLSAVATHTSTATLGSSVLNLPWYQPVALARLLTSIDLLSGGRLLPGFGIGWSPDEYRASGVPWKGRGARFDEALDLIDLAWTADVLSYEGEHHSVPAGYVDLKPARKPPVHLGGFSRTALQRIARRGAGWLPILQVGATAQDPAPLVAAREQIGVPTPAVLRLNAGRDTPLSALADTALASAQAGFDDLFVDLSYVVDEPSEALDRFADLLARTA
- a CDS encoding siderophore-interacting protein, which gives rise to MAAEVMANPTTEPFRHFDAEVLATRALGRSMVRVTFGGPALRDVRTWGPDQRIKLFFPRSGQAGLTVPTGADWYTRFRELPDRERPAMRTYTLRAVRHGQIDIDFVRHGDTGPASTWAGRAAVGDRTVILAPNAHHVPENPARMGADYAPPADTAWQLIAGDETALPAIGGIVESLPRGVRARVVLEVPSASDRQDWRTEGEVDTTWLVRGVDTPLLEAIRAEGVPDGPGYAWLAGESSLVRGLRRHLVKDLGVDRKRVYFCGYWREGRPEETAHEPVEED